The region TAGTATCTCTTGTGAGGTTCATATGTCAAGAAAAAATTAACTAAGTCAGTTAAAGTTAAAGGCACAAACCTCACATCAAGCTCCCCAAgatcatatttttaaatttaagttTATGGGTATATAATTTGTAAACTCTACACTATAGTATTATGCCTGTTTTAACCAATTGTTCACCCCTTTATTTGCCAGCCTGACTGTTGTGTCGTATGGAAGAGCTCGCTAATGATGGCGCTAAACCCTTCGGGGTCCCTCTCCCTGGTTTGAGCCAGTCATGTCAGCCCGTGCACTCCTCTCCTAGTTGACTCCTGCTGGTGTGTGAGAGCTcgctggggaggggggggcgcGTGGCCTCCCCTCGGGCTCTAGAAGCAATGGCTGCCGCTTTACAGCGGAGGTGTGGAGGAGCCGTGCTGAGGCAGAGAGCGAGAAGCGCGAAACAgagagggggcagagagaggacagtgggggagagaacacagagaggctgtggCGTATTCGATCGAGGGGTTCGGTAAATTGAGAGGCTTCGGTCGGTAtcgccccgccccccccacgCCGCTCTCTGGTGGCCGAGGAGTTAAGTTGCGGTGCAAGTTTATGGTCGAGGAGAGACCCAGTGGCCCAGCCCCAAGGGCACGTTCCCAGGTATCAGtccactctcttcctccctgttTACTCTCGATGCCTCTGCGGGGGCAGACAGGGCGGGACTGGCGGGGGAAGCCCTCTGTCCTCCCGCACACAAGAtgggggggggagtgggggaggggtttttattgattttattcattcatttatttatttatttacaacaaGCTGCTCTACACAAATCCTTTGTTGGTCTGGTTCGTGTAGCTACTGGGTCCAAGAATATCAAAGCGACACTTAAAAGTTGACCTTGTGGTTTTCTCTCTTTAACTTTTAAACTTAACTGAAGAAAGTTATTCATCATTTGTGTGATACTTATTGATTAACATGGTTATTGGTGTATACTTACATTTCAGCCTTTCCAAAGTCCTATCAACAAGAAAACCTTATCACAATCATAGCAGTTAAGCTTTGGACGTGGGTGAGGTTTAAATTCTGAGCTTGGAGATTCTTGGACCCCCATCTGCTGTGGCTAAAATAGGATTCATCTGTCTCTGGATGTGTGTACTTGAGTATATGTGGCTTAGTTACTGTGTCGAGAGCTGTCCTAACTAGAATGCTCTTGCACTGTAGGACCTGAAGGATTTCATGAGGCAGGCTGGCGAGGTTACGTTTGCTGATGCCCATCGTCCCAAGCTGAATGAGGGGTGAGATGATGCACTTCAACTGCTCCTTTAGTATCTTCCATCCTGAAACTCAGGTGTATTTGTGCATGGTTCTCAGGTGGAGGGGGGTAGGGGTGGAAAGCTGCAGCGGTCTTGACAGAAACCATGGTTCCACGatagtatttacattttgttgtatagccatgtttgtgttatagatgttgttttttccttgaATCTGagcaaaataagcaaaaagatACAATTtatgtaatatgttttattttgtaagaaAAATATTGTAGCAAAATCAACTTTGTACTCATCAGCTTGGTGTCTAGTTTTCTTTTATGCCTTGATGAGTATTATTTGTTTatcaaaatgaattaaaatgtttgGGATTGCTGGCCTTTTGAACAGGtcacaatgtatttattatttttaatagtttacgaaaacacattcacaatagTTTAAAAATGGCTAACGTAACTTGGTAATACACAGAGGGCAAAGTGTTGGACACTAAACTTTTGTTATTGGAAACTGCTATTAGTGAATTCATGTGACGTGACTGGATAAAAAGAAATTGTTTGCAGTTTCCAAACGTGAGCTGCCTAATATGCTTGTTTTCACAGCGTGGTGGAGTTTGCCTCTCACAGTGACCTGAAAAATGCTCTGGAGAAACTGTCTGGGAAAGAAATACATGGCCGGAAGATCAAACTCGTGGAAGCAGCGAGAAAAAAGTGAGTTCTGCTTATATTTAGCTGTACAGTAATGAGGAATGACATCAGTGTTCAGCATTAGACAGCAGATGTCTGTCCCTCCAGTCCTTTCTCATATACTGCATCAGTTGTACTGAACTCATGTTCATTGCATTTGGGTACTGTGATAGATGAATAGCTACTGCAACAAACAAGTGTTCACCAAATTTTCGTCCTCCAAAAAAGATATTTTCCTCTTTCTAAATATAGGAAATTGTACAGGTTTAAGGTCAGTATAGTGTCAGATGGCTGCACTGGAGTAGGATTTTAATTGTTCTAAATGTACCAAAGAAAGCATCGATGTAAAGACAAAATGtttatcagaaaaaaacaaaaaacgaaaaaaaaaaccattttggGAATTTTTGCTGTCACTTGGGTCTCTGCTCCTTCCCCACGACTCtaatccctctctctgctcctcacagATCAAGAACCCGCTCACGATCGGACAGCTCTTCCCGCTCTCGCTCCCGCTCTCGCTCCCGCTCCCGTTCTCGCTCCCGCTCACGGTCCCGGGGGCGTTCGCCGTCGCGCTCACGCAGCCGCTCTCCCTCCCGGAGCCGCTCGCCGAGCCGCTcacctgccccctcccccacgcGCAGGGCTGAGGGGGCCGACGGGGGAGAGCGGTCCTCTCGTGCTGAGGGCGGAGGCTCGCCCCCGAGCCCGGCCCGGCACGCCACCCCCTCCCGCTCGCCCTCCACAGACAGCCGCCATTAACGCAGCTCCGGCCTTCTCGAGGCCTGACCCGTTGGTCCCGCGCTGCATGACGCCAACCAGCTGTGGTCCAGCAGTGGTACTCCTTTGCGTATATGTGGCCCACACGGGGCAGCTCAGTCCCTTTGTCTGAGAGCTTTCAGAGCTCTTAAGCCATAGGTAGTAGCTGGGACCTCGAGTCTGAAGCCAACGATTTTGTCTCACTTTTCAGAGGAAAATTTTGTCCGTATGAGATCCTTTTTTCAGCATTCACAGTGAATATTTGGTTTGCATTGATGGACACTTTGACATTGCTCTTGAAAGAGAGCAGTGATAATTTGTCAGGTTCCTAGGAACTTCTCTTCAAAATAGTCAGGACCAGGTTTTATTGAATTGTGTTTTCTAGTTATTGTATAATAAGACTGACGGGGACTTTAAAATACTGCTATGGAGCATTCTTCTTACAGGTGAACCTGATATGCTTCAAGCAAACATTGAAGGaagtggctgtgtgtatgtaggtgttaTGTGCTTGTTTATGCGGCGAACACTTTCCTTAATATGTAAAACTGAagagcttctttttttccttcttcttcttttctttttttttttttcttttaaacaagGTACTGCAgttctaaaaatatttgaagtgatgtgtgtgtggatgttggaacaatttgttttattttattgtccaGTCACTTGCATAGAAGTGTTTATCCTGCATGTCATTGTAATTAAAGTCTTTTGTCCTGTAATTTTGTTGATTCAGCCACCTTCTACTGTGAATGGTTTTGAATATTAAAAGACCAATTTCTATATAGCAAAATTAATAAGGAGACTTAAACAAAACTCAGTTGTAATAGTATTACAGTTGTCATTTCAGAGTCAGAATCTTTATTTGCCAGCTGCTAGCTGTTTGAGTTCTCTTTAACGCAAGTATCAAACAAAATTAGACGGATTTACAGTAGATTACCAACAGAACATATGgattctatataatatatacaagcTGAGGCTGGAGGGGTTATATTCAGGGGAACGCTAAGACTTAAAAGGGGACTTTAAAAAGGTACTGGTGGGGCCCAAAGTCCCTGGTGTCGCCACGTCCACAAGTATGCGCTTATAAAGAAGTGGAAGTCAagtccaccccccacccccccttagCTGTCACATTTTGTTGAAATGAATGTAACTGGAATTATGTCTTGAATTTATAAAAAGTTGTCCATAATATTGAAGTGTGAGGAAAATCCACATAGTTTGCAAAGTTATTTACACATAAGAAGTAATTGCATATTGTTTGCATAAGTCACCCCCATTGCTGTGTTAGTTCTGGTGCAACCAGCTGAGCCTCTAATTGTTTGAAtattgtctgcatgtgtgtatctatggTCTCAGTATAAATATACACCTTGTACTGAGTGAGAGCATAGCTACACATTTATGACGCTCAAGCAATTATTGAAACAAGTCTGGGACAAAATTATAGAGTAAATATTGATCAGGGTGTGGCTCTAAGAAATATTCCAAAATTTGAAAATGGTGCACCAGTAAATCCACTATTAAGAAACGAGAAGAATATGACAATCGCCTTCATCACAATCATCAAAAGTCAATAACGGATTAAGTAGAGCAATAATCAGAAGCAACCGTGAGATGGAAGGTTACTCTGAAGGAGCTACAGAGAGCTGAGACAGGAAAAGCTGGGCCTTACGGAAGAGTGGCAACAAGAAAGCctttcttggaaaaaaaatcccatttgGACTTTCAGTGCACTTGTGTATGGCATAAACCAAACACTAATCATCACTCTGAGAACATAGTCATGGCAGCTTcatatgtatgaatgtataatgtgtgtatcacTTAGCAATATATATGTGTCCAATAAATATGTTAgcctgcatgcatgtatgttcTAACAACAtggtaaatacagtaaatacagctGTTTACATTGCAATCTGTGCCATAAAGTGCATGTGCAACTAATCAAAACAGAAGGATGTGAGGATTGTCCTTCTTCAGGAGCATTACAACCTGGGGAGAGAAACTGCAGAGGCTGCAGCTGGCCCAAGTCTTTCAGGCTGTCGCTCGGGAGCTGCGAAAGGAGCGTGTGACCGGAGTGTCTGGGGTTTGCCGTGATGTCCACCCCTTCTTCCTCATCCTTCAAAAGTAAAGGTCTTCACAGGTGGTGGACCGGCAGGCCGAGGATTTTCTCTGCACATCCCATTACTTGCTGCAGCTTTCGGTTGATATGTGAAGATGCAGAATCAAGCCAGACAAAGATGGAGGAAGTGATGAGCCATCACAAGAAGACAATGTTATGTCTGTCCCATTTGAGGTCCCGCTGCATGGTAGTTCCCAGGAATATGTAACACTCCACCGTTGACTGATGTCACAAGCAGAATCATTACATGAAAGAGTCCGTTTACAAAGACAAACTTAAATGTAGCATCTGATAAAAATTTGCATAAACATGTGCAATACAAATGTAAGGATGCCATTGAAATTCCACATCTATGAAAACAGATCTATTTTCTTATGATTATAAGGTTAGCAGTTCATATGATGCAAGATTTAGACAAAGCCAAAGCTCTTGGTGCTGAACATAAGAGTTACTTTTCTGTTGCAAGTttgcaaatcttttttttttaatccaatttTTACAGAAATGCCCTGGAAAAGAAATATGTTTCACAATGTGTTGTCACTTTTTCAACATCGCTCATCATCACAGCCTTCTGGCCTGATGGCGCAGGACACTCGGTGAAATAAAGGCGCTTGGCGACTCTTACAGTAGCTTGCTGTGTGGGAACGCTATTTCTCATGAGGTGAAGCCTGGCGCGGTGTTGTGAAGCTTGCTCTGCACACTTCAGAGGATGTGGTTGCTGGGAAATGAGAGTGTAGTGGTAGATGAGAGAGCTCAAGTTGCAGTAACAACTCTGCAAATTCAGGCCATATTTAATCAAAGTGTAAAACAACTTTGTAGAGGGGGGAGACATGATAATTGTAGTTTAGTATCTTCTGTTGAATTCAAATGGAATTAATttcagcaaaagaaaaaacctgCATTTAGAGAAGATTTGGGAACACTTGATGGGAATAAGGCGTAGAGTTATCTGCGCTACTGTAATACCATGTGAcattgaggtaataaaatgacaataaGTCAATAAGTCAGATGTATTCCAGACCATGTGCCTCATTTCTATGTAACGTTGAgctcataaataaatactggaccagctattctcttcaattcaattaattcttgagtctgcatctttgttttctatttaaagtgtacttAAAATTACTGGAATGTGTGAAAAATCTAGAAACCACAACATGACTATGAGCAAAGGTGATCTTAATCGCCATGGTTTGCCTGGGCTGCACTATGGAGTTGTCCAAGATAAAGGCCCACATCTTGAAACCAAAATGGGTGTTGATGACGGTGGTTGCTCAGTCTGGTGTGATGCCTCTCTTGGCCTTCTCCCTGGCCAAATTGCTCCAGCTGAGCCCTGCGGAGGCTGTCACCGTCCTGGCCTGTGGCTGCTGTCCGGGTGGATACCTCTCCAACATCTTGACCCTGGGAGTCAAGGGTGATGTGAATCTCAGGTACTCCTCCGTCAGTACACTGCTAAGTCCATATCTGACAGTCTTTGAAAACCACTAAAGCTCATTAAATATACTAATGTTAAGGCTTTGATATATTGGTTTGGATTTCTGTGACATATACAGCAAAACCGCAGTGAATTATCCAGTGAATATCCAAAAATATTGCTAACTAAGCAGAAAGTGAGATATTGGTTATACCTTGCTCCCTTTGTCACAGAAGTCTGTTTAGTTTAGTTAGAGTTGTGTAAAGGCGATAGGCTTTTTCCCCAAGAGTTGAATAAATAAGTATATGACCTCAGGTCTAACAGATGTACAGACAATCTACTAGAGTTGAAGACAGGTAATAGTAAGATGAATCCAAAATAAAGTAAGTGCAGCTAAAGATGAACTAGAAAACTATGGTTTAGACTAGCAAAATGCGCACGAAGACTACTGGCAGACAGCGGGGTACCTGTAGGTACTCCTGAGTCCTAACATAAGCAACAGCCATTGGTGATAATCAGTGGATGAGGGAGGAGTTATAGCTGATAGGGACCGGTTTGCGGTGGAAGAATACATGGGCATCTTTTCATAACAATCCTCTTTAGTTCAGTGTAGCTACAATATATGATGTACCCACTTACCATATGCTCACCATATTAACACTCAGTTGTGGTTTCCCTTAGCACTGAACCTACAGTTGTGGTCAaacgttttgagactgacaGATTTGGGTTTTCACAatgtttactgcctcagttttttagatccttttatCAGATATGTTTGTATGGTATAATGAAGCAcaatttacagtgttgacccttttTTAAGACTTTAGCAATTCACCAgattctgggcaaaatcttcaCGGATgacaacccattcttgcctaatcagtgcttggagttgatcagtttttttgtttgtctaccctctttttgaggattgaccacaggttctcaatgggattgagatctggggagttggccatggacccaaaatttcttagttttgttcaccaagccacttggttatcactttcgccttgtgacatggtgctccatcatgctggtaaaagcattgttcatcaccaaattacTCCTGAATCATTCCTTATTcgtggcagtgttcttaggcaaaactatgagcaaacccactcccttggatgagaagcaaccccacacatgaatggtctccggatgcctcactgttggcatgacaggactcatggtagcgctcaccttttcttctccggacaatcatttgtccagatgtcccaaacagtctgaagggggcttcaacAGAgcaaataactttaccccagtcctctgcagtccaatccctatacttcctgtcagtctgtccttgatgtttttcttggtgaGAAggggcttctttgctgcccttcttgacaccaagccatcctccaaaagccttcgcctcactgtgcgtgcagatgcgcacacacctgccttctgccattcctgagcaagttCTGCACTGGTGACGACCTGATCCTGTAgttgcatcctctttaggagacagtactgtgtcatgatcagtccctcccagtttccatgttccatgttttcccctgtcttgttttttaattctgttctatagtttcgttttctccaccccgcCTTTGATTTTCAACATCTGTCCCTCGTGCAGACATATAattttgaatcattgtgtttgtactccatacctttgtgtttcttagccccgagcTTTCCTAACGTCTTGTTATAGCCTGATactcctgtttgccttcatttcttctagcccttgttttgttatcatgtatccctgtactctccgtgttggtaatatgaccctggaccgttatacCGACTCTGAGTTTGGATTTActcataataaatctcgctcttctatGCATGTGTCCACCTCCTTGCCGCTCAAAGTTACATCCTGGCTctttcttgactttcttgggtgccgtGAAGCCTTCTTCCCtgcaactgaacctctctccttgaagctCTTGATGATtggataaatggttgatttaggtgctatcttacaagcaacaatgtgtttgcctgtgaagcccttttgatgaaAAGCAATGatgtgtttgcacatgtttccttggaggtaaccatggtaaACAGatgaaaacttcaagcaccaccacccttttaatgctcttctaatcagcatgatggagtgatatcagctgccatGAGAAGATCACTGGAATGATGTCAGCAGGCCAtgttgtggcagggctgaaatgcagtggctggcaGTAATTTTTGTGGTTATGTTAATTTTCATGCAAAGattgactttgcaattaattgcaattcatctgatcactcttcacaatctaaaGTTAATACAAATTGCCAGcaaaaaaactgaagcagcaaaatgtgaaaaccaaaatttgtgcgtttggccatgactgtacaacAAGACTTGCCTTGGATGTTGTCACTGGATGAAAATTGAAGGGGAACGGGCTAACTATTAATGCAATGCCATTCTAGAGCAGATAGAACATAGTGCTAGAAACATCGAGCTTTGATTCCCATTGAGTATATATacagtcatactgataaatatgtaaatctctttggataaaagcatctgctaaatgctgtaatataatgtaaatgctGTAGAATTGATTCTTGTCCTAATAAAACCAGTTCTATGTTTAAATACACCAGTGTTGAAGCCCAGTGCTTGATGGCATGTGCCCAGTGTTTGTAGTTCTGTTGTATCATCAGACTGAGGTCATGTCCTACTGTTGCAGTCTTGTGATGACCACTTTCTCCACAATACTGGCAATGGGCCTCATGCCCCTCCTGCTGTACCTCTATAGCCAGGGCTTATCTGATGTGAGCATCGCTGTGCCCTACACCGGCATCATCGTGGCTTTGGCCATGACCACACTGCCCTGTGCTGCTGGATTCGGTATGAGACACTATGCACCCCAACAGGCAAAGCTTGTCAGCAAGGTAAGAAGCAGAGTGGTACACTTGAATCAGGAAAGAACGTAgttcgcacacactcacgcacacatacataaagacaaaaagaaacaagtCATAGGTTAGGGAAGCAGAGAATGCTGAGTTTATGCTgatcagtgtttttctttcaccTCAGGTGGGGATGTGCATGGTGCTGGTAACATTGATTGTCCTTGGCATTCTGATCGCCATTGCAGTAGGAGAGGCCATCCAGACAGTGACTTCACCTCAGCTTGTGGTCACAGCCGCGCTGATGCCACTGTTTGGATATATACTTGGATATGTCTTGTCTTCTCTCTTCAAGCTTAACCAACTGTAAGTGAAAAAGACTGTCTCTTAATgctagaggtttttttttttacttttaaaaagttttttctttaaattttctcaaaccttttttttttcatatcttaTATGgtaattttttaatgattatgTTAGAAGTTGAATGTATTATAGTGTTTGAGGtatttgatttgtaattggaaggttgctggttcaagcctcatcactgccaagttgtcactgttgggcccctgagcaaggccctaaactctcaattgctcaagttgtactcagtcagagttgtcagctgctttggataaaagtgtcacctaaatgtcataaatgtaaatgtattacatgATTCAAGATTAACAGGTCATTTACCTGTATGTAAACGTCTTCTAAAGACTTTGAAACACCAGTGTATGACTAAGCCAATAATACTAATGCATAATACTAATTGCTGAAGGCAGGTCACTTTTGAAAGTTGCTTATCTATTTTGTCCTAATCTTAAGTTCTAGAAggactgttgccatggagacaggtTGCCAGAACCTCCAACTGTGCCTCACCATCCTAATGATGTCCTTCCCAGCAGAGTTCATTGGTCTGCTATACCACTTTCCTATTGTCTATCTTGCTTTCCAGCTGTCTGGGGCTTTGGTTTTCATGAAATCTCCAAAGGAAACCGCAGTGTAACGTCACTGAGTTTCCAAATACTACAGCGGAAaccagagacagacaaaaatgaatgacaaaTGTTTTCACCAAAGCTGTCTTGACCAAGTACAGTTGAACTTCAGAAAATTAGAACAGCCAGAGAGCCTGACCAATGTAGGTCTATTTATTGGCTTTTTATAGGCAGTTACTGACTATAGCCACTTGAAAATTCTTGTGGATGTATGTCACAggaaatattctgaaaatagaTTTATAGTCATTTtatcatttcaaattaaatttatGTACAAAGTATatattgtctaagatagagtttatatattttacacttctaggcatcagcattgatccctgtatttctacagtattctagttaattggtatattggactctaacctactatactggctaggatgtattctatgagtaaatgacaaagcactttcgtAAGTCGGTCTGGATAAGAATGTccgctaaatgctgtaaatgtaaaatgtaagtatATACAGCTTTTACAATACACACATATCAGCATA is a window of Electrophorus electricus isolate fEleEle1 chromosome 3, fEleEle1.pri, whole genome shotgun sequence DNA encoding:
- the srsf5b gene encoding serine and arginine rich splicing factor 5b isoform X1, whose protein sequence is MSGCRIFIGRLNPSAREKDVERFFKGYGRIREIDLKRGFGFVEFDDPRDAEDAVCELDGKELCNERVTIEHARVRLRGGRGRGGGGRFPDRYSRGSQDGRRNPAPMRTENRLIVENLSSRVSWQDLKDFMRQAGEVTFADAHRPKLNEGVVEFASHSDLKNALEKLSGKEIHGRKIKLVEAARKKDQEPAHDRTALPALAPALAPAPVLAPAHGPGGVRRRAHAAALPPGAARRAAHLPPPPRAGLRGPTGESGPLVLRAEARPRARPGTPPPPARPPQTAAINAAPAFSRPDPLVPRCMTPTSCGPAVVLLCVYVAHTGQLSPFV
- the srsf5b gene encoding serine and arginine rich splicing factor 5b isoform X2, producing the protein MSGCRIFIGRLNPSAREKDVERFFKGYGRIREIDLKRGFGFVEFDDPRDAEDAVCELDGKELCNERVTIEHARVRLRGGRGRGGGGRFPDRYSRGSQDGRRNPAPMRTENRLIVENLSSRVSWQDLKDFMRQAGEVTFADAHRPKLNEGVVEFASHSDLKNALEKLSGKEIHGRKIKLVEAARKKSRTRSRSDSSSRSRSRSRSRSRSRSRSRSRGRSPSRSRSRSPSRSRSPSRSPAPSPTRRAEGADGGERSSRAEGGGSPPSPARHATPSRSPSTDSRH
- the slc10a1 gene encoding sodium/bile acid cotransporter, yielding MSTPSSSSFKTKVILIAMVCLGCTMELSKIKAHILKPKWVLMTVVAQSGVMPLLAFSLAKLLQLSPAEAVTVLACGCCPGGYLSNILTLGVKGDVNLSLVMTTFSTILAMGLMPLLLYLYSQGLSDVSIAVPYTGIIVALAMTTLPCAAGFGMRHYAPQQAKLVSKVGMCMVLVTLIVLGILIAIAVGEAIQTVTSPQLVVTAALMPLFGYILGYVLSSLFKLNQLSRRTVAMETGCQNLQLCLTILMMSFPAEFIGLLYHFPIVYLAFQLSGALVFMKSPKETAV